A region of the Gadus morhua chromosome 1, gadMor3.0, whole genome shotgun sequence genome:
CTCTCTGCCCCGCCTCCTCAGGGCGGCCGACGACCACAGGAAGCTGCTGGCGCTCAACGTGTTCCTGGGGTACCTCAAGCTGCTGGGGCCCCTGGTCGGCCGGGCCCTCAACTCCGCCGCCCACCTCCAGCGCATCTCCATGGCCCTGATGCAGGTGTGTCACCGTGGCAACCgtcaccgcctcctcctcctcctgctgctcctcattCTCCGAGGGCGGGAGATGGGCGTTGAAGTTCACGTCAAATGACCCTCACTTTttatcttgtgtgtgtatatacatacatatttatgaCAAATTATGGCAATTATCTGTACATTTTTGAGTAACAATATGATAAATAATGCCTACGtataaaggtgacatattacataaatgttgctcatctatccgttgcacatctaggtggacacgcccacttgtgatgtcagaagaggcagattttaaaaccagcttgtaacggctaatcacactcacaccgggTGGTATAATATGCCACCTTTAATAAAACGAATAGTAGATTGTTAAGTCAGTGAAAGTTATGATATAATCCTGATAAACCAGGGTTGTAAGTCTTGCTTAAACAgcgcttcctgtttcctgtttcctgtgcaGGTCCTAGAGCTGGACGTAAGGGACGTTCGCATCGTGGAGGAGAGGAGTTCCGCCGCCGTCATGGAAACGACCTCGGGAGCAGCCTCGGAAGACCCCCTCGCGGGCCACGCCCAGAGGAAGCACTTCCTGTACTTCAGGGACGAGAAGATCTTCTCCGTGCTCATGGAGATCTGTCGCACTCTAGGTCAGAGCTGACCCCCCGTCACACAACCACATCGCCTATAGTCAGAGGCAAGGCCTACGTATGGCCTCATTCACGTTCCATCCCACTGGATCGCTGCTGTTACGACCCTAAAAGGGGCCCCCACACAGCCCAAAGGGGCCCCCACACAGCCCAAAGGGGCCAACGGTTGGGCCAGTGTGTAGCAGCCCTAAGGTGACAGACGTGGTAGGGGGGTAACACAGCAGAAAGGGATCGAAATGACGCTTCATAACCAGGCACCGTTCAAGGAAACAAGGGTTTATTTCATCCCAACTGTATGAAGAACAGTAACGAAATAGCTTCAGGCTGGCCAAGGCCAAGACAACAACCAGAAACATCCCCCTGACTTCCAAACAAAAACCTTTTTGGAATCTCTGAACAGCGGAGAAGGCCGACTAGAAACCAACCCCTTGCCACGAATACGCCCACTCTACCGCCACCCAGTGGCTGAAAGACCACACTGCAGCCAAAAACCAAAACCAACATTAATTCTGAATTATTCGCCCTTTTCTCGATCATGCTCCTCTTGTCTTTTTTCGCGCTCCAGATTTTTCCTGTGTGTGAATTAACCGTTCAAATTAATCCAATCAAAcgctgattctgattggtctgtAGGTTACTACGGCAACACCTACCTGCTGGTGGACCACTTCCTGGACCTGTACCGGGAGTCGTCGGCCTACCGGAAGCAGGCGGCCATGGTGCTGAACGAGACCCTGAGGGGTGCCGCGGGCGTCGGCGTGGCGacgtggggtcaggggtcgggcgggggcggaggagggtgggggctccACGCCccggcggagggaggaggaggaggtggggacgggggggagggggagagcgtgagggcggcggtggtggcggtcaTAGAGGAGTACACCAGCGAGAGGAACTGGAACCTGGCCACGGCCCCCCAGCACCCAGAGGCCCCCCAGGACCGGGAGGTAAACATGTTGCTCCTCGTCACCCGCAAAGTTAAAAGTTTTTTGTAGAAAATAGCATTTTACATGCAGTgaaattaaaaaggggttattaTTCTGTCACTGTGCAAATTTCCGGAACCtgaataaataatagataatgGTAACTTGCTATTCGTTGGTCCTTTGCTGCCAAAATGCATGACACAAAACGTTATGAGATCTGACTCTCAtccctcttggtctctctctctctgtcactctcgctctcgctctctctcgccctctcgccctctcgctccctctctctctctctctctctctcgccctcggtctctcgccctctccattaatctctctctctcgccgtctctctctctctcgccctctctctcgcccctctctctctcgccctctctctctcgccctctccattaatccctctctctctctctcttccccccccccctcccagctgcTCAGTCCATCCAGGCTCTCGATATCTCCCGGTGGCATCTGCAGCTCCAGCCTCCTCCAGGtggtctcttcctcttcctcttcctcctcctcctgctcctcctcctcctccgtccaccAGCTCAACAGCAACATCTGGCAGCTGTGCATCCAGCTGGAGGGCGTGGCCTGCGGCGCCCACGCCCTGGGCCCCGCCTTCCGTCCCCTGCTGATGACGTCGCTGTACCCCGtgctggagaaggcgggggaCGAGGCGCTGCTGGTCAGCCGCGCCGCGCTGGCGTGCGTCCACGGCGTCGCCGGGGCCTGCGGCTACGCGTCGCCGCGGCAACTCATCGCCGACAACTCGGACTACCTGCTCAACGACGTCTCCCTCAACCTGCGCCGGCTCCAGCACGGCCCGCAGGTAACCCGCTCCCTGATTGGCTAGCCCCAGCCGGACGCGCAACCAATCAGCCGCTTCCAAGAACTACTCTacgagagtctctctctctctctttctctttctctttctctctctctctctctctcgttctctcgttctctctcggtctgtctgtctgtctgtctctctctcgttctctctctcgttctctctctcgttctctctctctcgttctctctctctcgttctctctctctctctctctctctctctctctctctctcgttctctctctctctctctctctcggagccAGGGGCGGCACGCCTCACACGGTGCTCTGGTCCACAGGCCCCCCGGGTGCTGGCGGTGATCCTGGCCCACTCGGACTCCGGCCTGCTGCCCCTGGTGGGGGACATGGTGGGCGACGTGCTGCTGGCCCTGGACCTCTCGTACGACCACACGGCGGCGCTGTTCTGCGCCGTGCTGCACTCCCTCATGAAGGCTCTCGGTGAGGTTCCGCCCCCTGGGGGCCGCTGAGGGGTTCTGGGTTCGACTCCCGACGTCCACAGTCGGCGTCCATGACCTAGGACGTAGCCCCTCCCTGCTCATTAAGGACACGCATGGGAAATGATTATTATTGATCCAAGTGTTAGACGGACACTTTCATTTTACTAAAAGTAATATTACAAATAATTTCAAAATACAGATTTTTCCTAGTATTTGACAGTTGAGATAATGAGCtgatttaaacacatacacctcCATTTACAAAAGCAAAACTACAGTATTTTAagtttattccccccccccccctaagccACTCAACCGTGactaaccccctccccctgtagTGAGGTGGTTCCCCCCCAGCAGGGACCACCTGGGCGTGCCAGCGTCCGGACGGGAGCAGGGGGGCTCGGGCCCTCGCCCGGAGGACATGACGGCTCTGGACGTCAGGCAGTTCCTCCTGGACCACAGCCGGCAGCGGGAGCTGGCCCAGGGCAttggagcagaggaggaggaggaggaggaggaagaggagcagccaGGTAAAGATCTGTGTTCAGTCAACACGGTGATGACATGTAAGGAAGGGGACCTAGTCAACACAATGTTAACATGTTAGGAAGAGGAAGACCTAGTCAACGCAATGTTAACATGTCAGGAGGAGGACCTAGTCAACACAATGTTAACATGTTAGGAGGAGGACCTAGTCAACACAATGTTAACatgttaggaggaggaggacctagtcaacacaatgttacatgttaggaggaggaggacctagtcaacacaatgttacatgtTAGGAAGAGGACCTAGTCAACACCATGTTAACatgttaggaggaggaggaggacctagtcaacacaatgttaacatgtcaggaggaggaggaggaggacctagTCAACACAATGTTAACATGTAAGGAGGGGGACCTAGTCACCACTTTGTGGCTGTTGTTTTGAAAAGTGGCCCaagaagaggcagaggaagaggaggggccgGATGTGAAGAAGGAGCTTCCTGCCCACATCGTCATCACGAAGGAAGTGATGCAACGGTGCACCCACCTGCTGTCAGACCCCAGCCTCCGCATCAGACTCAAGGtaccgtgcgtgcgtgtgtacgtgtgcgtgcgtgtgtgcgtgcgtgtgtgcgtgcgtgcgtgcgtgtgcgtgtgcgcgcgtgcgtgcgtgcgcccaCTGATGCGTCTCCGCCTCCAGGTGCTGGACATCCTGgagctgtgcgtgtgcgttctgCGCGAGGCGGAGGACGAGCTGTTACCCATGGTGCACCACTGCTGGCCAGCGCTCCTCCGCAGGCTGACCGACGACGACCCCCTCGCCGTCCTCCGGGGCTTCAAGGTGAGTCCTCTCCCCCAAGAACCCCCGGACCCCCGGAGCCTTCCAGGGGACCCCTACTCTGCCCCCCGGTAGTTTAGCAGAATTCGGTCCAAAGCACCAAGTCAAGTTATTTTTTGTCCAAGATCCTCTCGGTTATGTCTTATATTCTACATTACACTCctagggttggggttagccATCCCTTCTgagcgtttgtttgttttgaggaGTTTTCCAGTTCAGGGGTTAAGGGTTAAGAGTTAAGGGTTGTTCCAATGAGCCCCTCGGAGTCTGACCCGTTTCCACCGGGTACACCGCCACAGCTACGTCGGCTGGTGACGGCGTCACACCCCAACAATCTCTGCAGACCTGGCTCCCCTCTGATCGGGCGGTGTGAGtgaccccctggcccccccccccccccccccccccccctgctcccccccccgggtgacggcttagctcaggaggtagagcagttgtcttgtaacagAAAggtttgctagttcgatccccagcgtgtcgatgtgtccctgagcaagacacttaaccctaactgctcctgacgagctggctgtcgccttgcatggttcaCTCTGCCggcggtgtgtcaatgtgtgtatcaaccgatgtaagccgctttggataaaagcgtctgctaaatgccccaattgtaattgtaattgctCCCAGGTGCTGTGCACCCTGGGCGAGGCTTGCGGCGACTTCCTCCGGGGCAGGGTGTCCAAGGAGGTGCTGCCCCGGCTGGGTGCCTCGCTGGCCCGCCAGGCCCCGGTCAGCGCGCGCGCCGGGCCCGTCTACACCCACACGCTGGCCTACAAGCTGCAGCTGGCCGTCCTGCAGGGCCTGGGATCTCTCTGCCTGAGGCTGGACCTGGGTAGGACCCCGcgccgacctctgacctctctcccGCACCACGCTGGCCTCTGACCTCTCACCTACACACAGcacgctgacctctgacctctcagcTGCACACAGCACGCTGACCTCTCCTGCAAcacactgacctctgacctctctcccGCACCACGCTGACCACTGACCTCTCACCTGCATcacgctgacctctgacctctcagcTGCACACAGCACGCTGACCTCTCCTGCAAcacactgacctctgacctctctcccGCACCACGCTGACCACTGACCTCTCACCTGCACCACGCTGACCTCTCACCTGCACACAGcacgctgacctctgacctctcacctGCACCACACTGACCTCT
Encoded here:
- the tti1 gene encoding TELO2-interacting protein 1 homolog, with the translated sequence MTQIDNPKIAFAYLRPACVLLTREPTVANVETLGGQLRELDDATLQQLQEYVLFPLRFVLRLPAAAPHRERLTQSVVEAMSHVLETTCVRSWDTLRELLSELCLCLASPRDPGRPAPGVSEELKGAVLRCLSALLHAAYGDVLPRLYEPATLPGLGAAVSLLLALGEGEQSREVQLGALGVLLTLGGQCDCGRGGGGEHPALGEEERRAAGSAMASFLPGITVALTRLVAGDPRHGHAVTVRAIKVWYRTVALVMGDAQLRGAAPGGEAADPGGPGAPGRAGELVVVRSPDWVQGAAGRLALLLKRLISCTAAHRHWRVRLELVALADHLLEHCGRSLGGECMGPLLEALVGAVNDEEPRVRERCEEALRAASERGRDGCHGDAAGGPPPGPGPSPGQTFVEVLSENLHGLATSLPRLLRAADDHRKLLALNVFLGYLKLLGPLVGRALNSAAHLQRISMALMQVLELDVRDVRIVEERSSAAVMETTSGAASEDPLAGHAQRKHFLYFRDEKIFSVLMEICRTLGYYGNTYLLVDHFLDLYRESSAYRKQAAMVLNETLRGAAGVGVATWGQGSGGGGGGWGLHAPAEGGGGGGDGGEGESVRAAVVAVIEEYTSERNWNLATAPQHPEAPQDRELLSPSRLSISPGGICSSSLLQVVSSSSSSSSSCSSSSSVHQLNSNIWQLCIQLEGVACGAHALGPAFRPLLMTSLYPVLEKAGDEALLVSRAALACVHGVAGACGYASPRQLIADNSDYLLNDVSLNLRRLQHGPQAPRVLAVILAHSDSGLLPLVGDMVGDVLLALDLSYDHTAALFCAVLHSLMKALVRWFPPSRDHLGVPASGREQGGSGPRPEDMTALDVRQFLLDHSRQRELAQGIGAEEEEEEEEEEQPVAQEEAEEEEGPDVKKELPAHIVITKEVMQRCTHLLSDPSLRIRLKVLDILELCVCVLREAEDELLPMVHHCWPALLRRLTDDDPLAVLRGFKVLCTLGEACGDFLRGRVSKEVLPRLGASLARQAPVSARAGPVYTHTLAYKLQLAVLQGLGSLCLRLDLGEADLDAVFDAYLPYLSCRQPISLQEACLSVFRHLIQVDPDAFWLTLSQLHAALPHAPPPPHLQPLRPGGAGAGAGPSRDQYTHNLDQLLRDAFEASGSQSPGSLG